The Novosphingobium sp. Gsoil 351 genome contains the following window.
AGATGAAGCACCTCGATCCCGCGCAGGGTCGCGGCGGTATCCGGCTTCAGGCGGCGCTGGTCGCGCTGGAATTATTGCTGCCATAGAGCGCCGCGGCGCGCTCTTCGAACGCCGAGACCATCTTGCGGAAAGCACGGTCGAGGTACCTTCCGGCCAGCGCCTCGAATACCGAATTGCGGAATGTGAAGTCGACGCAGAAGTCGATCGTGCAGCCGCCATCGGGGTTGGGCCGGAAGAACCACTTGTTGTCGAGTTCCTTCATCGGCCCGTCGACGTAATCCACATCGATCATTTCGGGCCGCAACTTGTTGACCTTAGACGTGAATTTCTCACGCAACGCGTTGAACCCGACGACCATGTCGGCGATCATCTCGGTCTCGCTGTCGCTGCGCACGCGGGTGGCGACGACCCACGGCAGGAACTCCGCGTAACGCTTCACGTCCGCCACGAGATCGAACATCTGCTCGGCCGACCACGGCAGCGTCCGGGTTTCGCGGATGCTCGGCAAGGCTAGGCCCGAGCCTTCGCCACTTGCGCTTCCCGCGCCGCGCGCATTGCCCTGAAATCGTCGCCGGCGTGATAGCTCGAACGGGTCAGCGGGCTCGCCGCGACCTGCAGGAACCCCTTCGCGCGGGCGATCGCGCCGAACGCCGAAAACGCCTGCGGGGTGACGAAATCGATCACCTTGGTGTGCTTCGGCGTTGGCTGGAGGTACTGCCCCATCGTCAGGAAATCGATTCCCGCGCAGCGCATGTCGTCCATCACCTGATGAACCTCGAGGCGCTCCTCGCCCAGCCCGAGCATGATGCCCGACTTGGTGAAGACCAGCGGATCGTGGCGCTTGACCTCCTCGAGCAGGCGCAGCGATGCGTAATAGCGCGCGCCCGGGCGGATGGTCGGGTACAGCCGCGGCACCGTCTCGAGGTTATGATTGTAGACGTCCGGCCCCGCCGCGACGATCGCCTCGACCGCGGGGCGCATCTTGCCCCGGAAGTCGGGCGTGAGGATCTCGATGGTGGTTGCCGGCGTGGTCCGCCGCAGCGCCTCGATTACCTTGACGAACTGGCCCGCGCCGCCATCGGGCAGATCGTCGCGATCGACCGAGGTGATCACGATGTGCTCTAACCCCAGCTTGGCCGCGGCCACGGCGACATGCTCGGGCTCCAGCGAGTCCACCGCGCGCGGCATACCGGTCTTGACGTTGCAGAACGCGCAGGCGCGCGTGCAGACATCGCCCAGGATCATCACCGTGGCGTGTTTCTTGGTCCAGCACTCGCCGATATTGGGGCAGGCCGCTTCCTCGCACACCGTGTTGAGGCCCAGGTCACGCATCAACTGGCGGGTCTCGCCATAGCCCTTGCTGGTCGGCGCCTTGACCCGGATCCAGTCCGGCTTGCGCTGGCGCCCAGGCTCGTTGTCGGGTCGCGAAGCGACGAGCGGTGCGGATGCGAGATCGTTCATGACGCCCACTTAGTCACGCCTGTGCGCGCTTGCCAGTGGCAATCGCCTGCGCTTAAGGGCAGCGCCATGACGATCGACACCACCCCCGAATTCGACCATCTCTTGTCCGGCTACCGCCGCTTCCGCGAAACCGGCTGGGCGCGGCGCCGCGAGCGCTGGGCGCAACTGCGCGAAGGCCAGCAGCCCGAGACGATGATCATCGCTTGTTCGGACAGCCGGGTCGATCCCGCGCAGATCTTCGATGTCGATCCCGGCGAGATGTTCGTCGTGCGCAACGTTGCCGCGATGGTCCCGCCGTTCGAGCCGGTCGCCGGGCACCACGGCGTCTCCGCCGCGCTCGAATTCGCGGTCCAGGTGCTCAAGGTTAAGGAGTTGATCGTGATGGGCCACGGGATGTGCGGCGGCTGCCGCGCCGCGCTGACCCAGGAACTCCGCGGCGCCGAACCCGGCGAAGGCGGGTTCATCGCGGACTGGATCGCTATGCTCGACGAGGCGCGTGGGCCGATCGCCGCCTCCCTCGGCACCACCGGCCGCACCGCCGAACGCGCTATGGAGGAGGCTGGCGTAAAGGTCAGCCTTGCCAACCTGCGCACCTTTCCCTGCATCCGCCGCAAAGAGCGCGAAGGCACGCTGCGGCTTCGCGGCGCGTTTTTCGCGATTTCGGACGGGGTGCTGCACCTCCTCGACGAAGCCAGCGGAGTGTTCGATCCGGTGACCTGACCCGGACGCGGAACGGCCGGCGAAACTGTGTGACCTTCCGCGGCTCGCAGCACCTGCCCTGCCGCTGCGGTCGAGCTGGGCAAGATGGCGCAAAAGCGCGCAATTGTCGGTTTTGCGCTGGGTTGCGACATGCTCGCCCCGATAGAATAGCGGCTTGAGCAACCCGAACAGCGCGCGCGAGCGCCACTCTTCGACCGTGACCTTCCGTCGCGCCCCTTCGTCATGGCCGACGATCTGGTCCCAGGCGGCGGCGAAACTTTCGGCCCCTGGTTTTCGGCGCAGGCGATAGGCGGTCTCGCGCGCCATCCCGGCCTTGCGCGCCGCCCCGGTGACCGATCCGCTCTGCGCCAACGCTGCCAGGAAGGCCGCCTGGCGAGCGGGCGTCCACCCATCGCCGCGCGTGCGCAGCCGCACGGGCACGAAAGCGGGAACGCGGATATGGCGAACGGTGCGGCGCGGAGGATAATGCTTCATCGTTCAGGATAAGACAGATTTCGGCGATGTAGGAAAGTTTTGTGTAGCCGCCGCTGAACTCGGACGACTTCAGTGGGATGACTAGCGAACGCCTCAGCAAGTCACCTCCGCATCGTGGGCTTCGCGACGCTCCAGCAAGTGCAAGTGTCCTCAATGGGTCGGAGTTGACTGTGAAAGGACGAGCCGCCCCTTTCGCGACTGAGTTCGTTGCCCGTGCAATTGAATTATGACATGCTCGACAAGTCCGACGGGGGATGTCTGATGCTTAAAGCCAAGCCGCTGTTGATAGCGGGTTTGAGCGGACTGCTCTTTGCCTGCAGTCCGAACGCGGAGTCGAGCAAGCCGGCCGGAGACAGCAGCGCTTCACACGAGTTGGCCATACGCAAGATCAACGAACAGTGGCTCACGCTGATCCGCAATCACGACGCTGCCGCGGTCTCAAGATTGTACGCTTCCGACGGAGCTATGATGGCGCCTGGCGCGCCGATCGCGCAGGGCCAGCCAGCGCTGGAGAAGGCTTGGGGCGGGCTTTTGAATACTCCCGGATTTGGGCTGACGTTCAAAGCCGATCAGATCGTCGTCGCTTCGGGTGGCGACATGGCGCTGGACCGAGGCACCTACCAACTGACGCTTGACGGTCCGAAGGGAGCGACGAAGGACATCGGAAAATATGTGGTGGTCTGGCGCAATGTCGAGGGCCAGTGGAAAGTTGCCGCCGACATCTTCAACAGCGACGGCACCCCACCATCATAGCCGAAAAACAAAACGGGCGGCCGTTGCCGGCCGCCCGTTCGGTTGCTCAGTACCAAAGTCCGCTCAGACTGCGGGACTCTTGCTGTTGACCAGCGCCAGCCACAGCCGCGCCAGCGGTGCTCTTACCCCGCCGACCTGCTTGAAGCTGGCGCGCGCGCCGGCGTAGTTGCCCTGATCGTATTGGGCGATGCCCAGGCGGGTGAGTACGCGGTCCTTGTCGACGCCGGTCTTGCCCAGCGCCAGCTTATAGAGCTCCTCGGCCTTCGCGGCCTCGCCATAATTGAGATAGGCGTCGCCGGTCGACAGCGCGTCAAGCCCGCTGGTCGAAGCTGCGGCCTTGGCGGCGGCGGCGGGAAGCGAGGCCTTGTCCGCAGCCATCCGGCTTTGCGCCAGGGTACGCGATTCGGTCACGAACGGACCGCTGAGCGCGCCCGCGGCGGTACCCTTGTCGATCGCCTTGATCACCTCGCCGGGCAAGCGGCGCGGATCGGCGGTCTGGATGTATTCGCGATACTCGTTGCCCACGAACTTGGGTTCGTTGTCTAACGCGCCCGAGCGCATCATCAGGCGGAACAAGTCGATCGTTTCGGTCGGGCCATAGTTGCCGAAGCGGCGGACGAGCTGGGCCGAGCCAAGCCAATTGAAGTTGTTCGGGTACAGTTCGACCTGGGTCAGCGCCCAATCGACCGATTCATTGGCCAGCTTGGCGTTGTAGGCCACCACGTTGGCGCGCTTGAGCCATTCCTGGGGCACCGGCTGACCCGCAGCGCGCTTTGCCGCGACCGCCTGCTTGAGCAGCGCGAGGCCCTGCGCGGGCTGACCGGCCCGGGCATAGGCGTCGGCCATGATCTCGCCCGCCTGAGGGTCGGAATAGTTGGCGGCGACCGCGGCGGCGAGCGCCGACGACGCGGTCGCATAATCCTTGTTGGTGTAGGCGAAGCTGCCGAGGTAAAACTGGAAGTCCGGCACTTTGGCGGGATCGAGCTTGCCGCTGTCGAGGATCAGCTTGGCGCCGCGCTGGCGCATCGGGATGTCGTTGACGTAACCGCCCAGGTTGATCGCGAGCTGGCCCACGGCAAGCTTCTCATCGGGACTGACCGCAACTGCTTCAGCGGCCTGTTCCATCGCCGCGGCCCCGGCGGTGGCGGCGGCCAACTCAGCCTCGCCCGCCGCGCCTTTGTCCTTGGCCGCTTTGATCGCTTCGACCTTGGTCTGAAGCGGGGCGGCGGCGGCCACGAATTCCTTCGAAAAGCTGCCCTTGCCCGGCTTGGCGGGCTTGGCCTTGTCGGCCGCGGCGGCCGGCGTGGCCGCGATCGCCACTGCGCTCAGGGCCAGGCCCGCGGCCAGCGCGGTGGAGACCAGTCTACGGCTCCTGCCCATGCTCGAAAAACCCATTCGATCTCTCCTTGTCGGACCGGCCGCGCCGGTGCGTTATAACCCGATTCTGCCGCGAGGCTGTGAGCCGAAACCCCCGCTTTTGCAACCGCATGCCCGCTAGGAAGGGGGCGCTGAACGCCATTTGAATGTTGCCATGAGCATTGGTTCAGGAATCCCCCAGCGACATGTGGAAAACTGGCGTGCGGGCAGGTCGCTCCATGGCGGATTGCTGGCCTTTTGCCGCGGGTTCCCGTAGGCCGGAACCTCACCCGAAAAATACAGCGAGACGTAACGCCACGTGAGCGACGACAGCGACATCATCGATACCCCCCGCCCTCGTCTGATCCCGAGATTCAACGGATCGACATCGTCGAGGAGATGAAGACCAGCTACCTCGATTACGCGATGAGCGTGATCGTCAGCCGCGCGCTGCCCGATGTGCGCGACGGCCTCAAGCCGGTTCACCGGCGCATCCTGTTCGCCAGCCAGGAGGGCGGTTTCGTCGCCGGGCGGCCCTATCGCAAGTGCGCCAAGATCGTCGGCGACACGATGGGCAACTATCACCCGCACGGCGACAGTTCGATCTACTTCGCGCTTGTTCGCATGGCGCAGGACTGGTCAATGCGGGTGCCGCTGGTCGATGGCCAGGGCAACTTCGGCTCGATGGATCCCGACGATCCCGCCTCGATGCGGTACACCGAGGCGCGGCTGGCGAAAGTTTCCAACAGCCTGCTCGACGATCTCGACAAGGACACCGTCGATTTCACCGAGAACTACGACGGATCGCGACGCGAGCCGACCGTGCTGCCGGCACGCTTTCCCAACCTGCTGGTCAACGGCGCGGGCGGGATCGCGGTGGGCATGGCGACCAACATCCCGCCGCACAACCTGGGCGAGGTGATCGACGCCTGCCTCGCGACGATCGACAACCCGCTGATCTCGCTAGACGAGCTGATGGCGATCGTGCCCGGCCCCGATTTCCCCACCGCACCCCTGATCCTGGGCTCGGCGGGCTCGCGCAGCGCCTATGCCACGGGCCGCGGCTCGATCATCATGCGCTCGCGCCACGTCATCGAGGAAGGCCGCGGCGATCGGCGCTCGATCGTGCTGACCAGCATCCCGTTCCAGATCGGCAAGAACGGCCTGGTCGAAAAGCTCGCCGAAGCCGCCAAGGATAAGCGGATCGAGGGCGTCTCCGACATCCGCGACGAATCGAGCCGGATGGGCGTGCGCGTGGTCATCGACCTCAAGCGCGACGCGACACCCGAGGTGGTGCTCAACCAGGTGTGGCGCCACAGCCCCGCGCAATCGAGCTTTCCCGCCAACATGCTGGCGATCCGTGGTGGACGGCCCGAGCTGCTCAGCCTCAAGGACATCCTGGACGCGTTCATCCGCTTCCGCGAGGAGGTGATCACCCGGCGCACCAAGTTCGAGCTCAACAAGGCGCGCGACCGGGCGCACCTGTTGCTGGGGCTGGTGATCGCGGTCACCAACCTCGACGAGGTGGTGAAGATTATCCGGGGCGCTCCCAATCCCGCCGCGGCGCGCGCCCAACTGATCGCGCGCGAATGGCCGGTGGGCGAGATCGCGCCGTATATCCGTCTGGTCGAGGCGATCGACGATTCCACCGAAGTCGACGGCGCGGTCTATCGCCTGTCCGAGCTTCAGGTCCGCGCAATCCTCGAGTTGCGGCTCCATCGCCTGACCGCACTGGGCCGCGACGAGATCGGCGGCGAGCTGGAAGGGCTGGCCGAGGCGATCAAGGGCTACCTCGAGATCCTTGCCGACCGGGTGAAGCTCTATGCCGTGATGCGCGACGAGCTCGCCGCGGTGCGCGCCGCCTTCGCCACGCCGCGCCTGTCCGAGATCGCCCCGGCGTGGGACGGGATCGAGGACGAGGACCTGATCGAGCAGGAGGACATGGTCGTCACGGTCACGCTCGACGGCTATATCAAGCGCACCGCGCTCTCCACATTCCGCGCTCAGAATCGCGGGGGCAAAGGCCGCGCGGGGATGGCGACCAAGGAAGAAGATGCGGTGGGGACGATGTTCGTCACCAGCACGCACAATCCAGTGCTGTTCTTCTCGACCGCGGGCAAGGTCTATCGTCTCAAGGTCTGGCGGCTGCCCGAGGGCGGCCCGGCGACGCGCGGACGTCCGATCGTCAACCTCCTCCCCGCGCTCGACCAGGGCGAGACGATCGCCGCGGTGCTCACCTTGCCTGCAGACGAGGCCGAGTGGGGCGACCTCAACGTGGTGTTCGCCACCGCCCGGGGCGGGGTCCGCCGCAACGCGATGGATGCGTTCGCCAATATCCCGAGCAACGGCAAGTATGCGATGCGCTTCGAGGAAGGGTCGGACGACCGCCTGATCGGCGTGGCGCTGACCGAACCCGGCGACGACGTGCTGCTGGCGACCAAGTGCGGCAAGGCGATCCGCTTTCCGGCGGACGATGTGCGCGAATTCGTCAGCCGCACCTCTACCGGAGTACGCGGCATGACGCTGAAGGGCGACGACGAGGTGATCTCGCTGTCGATCCTCCACCGCGTGGGCGTGAAGGACCAGGACGAACGCGAGGACTACCTGCGTCACGCCCCGTGGAAGCCCGACCGCGAAAGCGATCCGGCAATGTCCGCCGAACGCTTCGCCGAATTGGCGGAAAAGGAGCAGTTCATCCTGACGGTCTGCGCCAACGGCTATGGCAAGTTGTCGTCGGCTTATGAATACCGCCGCACCAACCGCGGTGGCCAGGGCATCACCAACATCGACAACATAGCCCGCAATGGCCCGGTGGTCGCGAGCTTCGCCGCTTCGAAGGACGATCAGCTGATGCTCGTCACCGACCAGGCCAAGCTGATTCGCCTGCCGCTGATCTCGCTGCGGGTGATAGGCCGTGGCAGCGCCGGCGTGCGGCTGTTCAATGTGTCCGACGAGGAACACGTGGTCAGCGCGGTGCGGCTGATCGATGCGGACCAAGGCGAAGAGGCGGGCGAAGTTCCGGCAGCCACCGGGGGCGAAGACTGAGCGATGCTGCGGGTCGAGCCTTCCGGTCAGGCCTGCGGGGCGAGGGTGACCGGGGTCGATCTGGCCGCGCCGCTGTCCAACCCAAGCGTGTCCGAAATCCGCTCTGCCTGGCTCGAGCATCATGTGCTGGCGTTCCCCGGGCAACGGATGGACGACGATGCGCTCGAGCGGTTCACGCAGGCGCTGGGCGGGTTCGGCAGCGATCCGTTCTTCGCCCCTATCCCGGGCCGGCAGCACATCGCCGCGATCCTGCGGGAGGCTGACGAGCGCACGCCCCTGTTTGCCGAAAACTGGCACAGCGATTGGAGCTTTCAGGCGCACCCGCCCGCGGGCACGTGTCTGCTGGCGATCGAGATTCCGCCCAAGGGCGGCGACACGCTGTTCGCCAACCAGCACGCCGCGTGGGACGCGTTGTCGCCCGCCAAGCAGGCCGAGTGGGGCGATCTGATCGCGATCCACTCGGCCCGCCTCGCCTATGCCCCCGACGGCTCGTACGGGGAGCGTGACAAGGGCCGCAGCATGGCGATCCGCCCCGGCGAGGAAGCACGTCAGGAACAAACCCATCCACTCGTCCCTGCCCACCCCGAGACCGGACGACGCGGGTTCTATTCAACGCTCGGCTACATCGTCGGGATCGAGGGCATGGACGACGACGACGCCTTTCCGCTCCTGCGCGAAATCGCCGCGTGGCAGGCGCGCGAAGAGTTCGTCTACCGTCACGTGTGGGAGCCGGACATGCTGATCCTGTGGGACAACCGCTCGCTGCTCCATCGGGCGACGGGAGGCTACCAGGGGTATCGTCGAGAGCTGCACCGGACGACGATCGCGGCTTGGGAGGGTTAAGCCTCCCGCCCACGCAGAAAGCCCACAGCGCCGACGCAGATCAGGAACTGTCCGAGGTAATACAGCGGCCAGATCAACACATCGGGCAGCGCGCTCGTTGCGAGCGGCCCCATCCGCGAAAAGATCAGCAGGTCGGAGGCGACGAACAGGACCGCTCCTAGCCCCACCCGATAGCGTGGGAAGGCGCTCGACCAGGCGGCCGCGGCCATTCCGCCCAGCGCGAACGCGTAAAGCGCCACACCGGGGGCGGCGGTGCGGTCGGTGGGGAGCAGGAACGCGATCAGCGGGGTGCCGAGCAGCAGGGTGACTGCGGCGGCCTGCTGGCTGGAGGTTAGACTGGCACGGCGGTGGCGGGTGTAGAGCGCAATGGCGATAACGTGGCCGACGAAGAAGCACGCCGCTCCCGCCACCAGATCGATCTCGATCGCCATGTCGCCGGCGGCGCCGAAGACCATGATTGCGGAGAGCATTTTGCCGTCGCGGCCGGGCGCATGCCGGGCCGCGTAGATCGCCAGGAACGCGACCCCCGCGCCTTTCCAGAGCGTTTTGAACAGTCCAGCGAGGGCGGCGTCCTTCACGAAGTAGAACGATACCCCTGCGACCAGACTGGCGAGCAGCCAGGGTCGGCGTTCGATCAGGGCGCGTTTGGGCAAGCTCGTCTCCTTACGATCCTGCTGCTTCGGTTACCACCAGCCCCGCTCGTGTCGAGCGAAGTCGAGACACAGTCGCGTGACGTTCGACCCTGCCCGGCATCCCTCGACTTCGTTCGTGATGAGCGGGTAGAGAGAGCTGTGTCCTATCGGGTCCATATCATCGGCGGCGGTCTCGCCGGAAGCGAGGCGGCGTGGCAGCTTGCCCGCCGCGGCATTCGCGTTCGCTTGAGCGAAATGCGCGGGACCGGAGAACGAAGCCCCGCTCACCAGGGCGATGGATTGGCCGAACTCGTCTGCTCGAACAGCTTCCGCTCGGACGACGATGCCAGCAACGCGGTCGGCCTGCTCCACCACGAAATGCGGCGGTGCGATTCGCTGGTGATGGCGGCAGCGGAAGTGGCCAAGGTGCCAGCGGGATCGGCGCTGGCTGTCGATCGCGACGTGTTTT
Protein-coding sequences here:
- a CDS encoding TauD/TfdA family dioxygenase, with the protein product MLRVEPSGQACGARVTGVDLAAPLSNPSVSEIRSAWLEHHVLAFPGQRMDDDALERFTQALGGFGSDPFFAPIPGRQHIAAILREADERTPLFAENWHSDWSFQAHPPAGTCLLAIEIPPKGGDTLFANQHAAWDALSPAKQAEWGDLIAIHSARLAYAPDGSYGERDKGRSMAIRPGEEARQEQTHPLVPAHPETGRRGFYSTLGYIVGIEGMDDDDAFPLLREIAAWQAREEFVYRHVWEPDMLILWDNRSLLHRATGGYQGYRRELHRTTIAAWEG
- a CDS encoding carbonic anhydrase → MTIDTTPEFDHLLSGYRRFRETGWARRRERWAQLREGQQPETMIIACSDSRVDPAQIFDVDPGEMFVVRNVAAMVPPFEPVAGHHGVSAALEFAVQVLKVKELIVMGHGMCGGCRAALTQELRGAEPGEGGFIADWIAMLDEARGPIAASLGTTGRTAERAMEEAGVKVSLANLRTFPCIRRKEREGTLRLRGAFFAISDGVLHLLDEASGVFDPVT
- the lipA gene encoding lipoyl synthase — protein: MNDLASAPLVASRPDNEPGRQRKPDWIRVKAPTSKGYGETRQLMRDLGLNTVCEEAACPNIGECWTKKHATVMILGDVCTRACAFCNVKTGMPRAVDSLEPEHVAVAAAKLGLEHIVITSVDRDDLPDGGAGQFVKVIEALRRTTPATTIEILTPDFRGKMRPAVEAIVAAGPDVYNHNLETVPRLYPTIRPGARYYASLRLLEEVKRHDPLVFTKSGIMLGLGEERLEVHQVMDDMRCAGIDFLTMGQYLQPTPKHTKVIDFVTPQAFSAFGAIARAKGFLQVAASPLTRSSYHAGDDFRAMRAAREAQVAKARA
- the gyrA gene encoding DNA gyrase subunit A, translating into MKTSYLDYAMSVIVSRALPDVRDGLKPVHRRILFASQEGGFVAGRPYRKCAKIVGDTMGNYHPHGDSSIYFALVRMAQDWSMRVPLVDGQGNFGSMDPDDPASMRYTEARLAKVSNSLLDDLDKDTVDFTENYDGSRREPTVLPARFPNLLVNGAGGIAVGMATNIPPHNLGEVIDACLATIDNPLISLDELMAIVPGPDFPTAPLILGSAGSRSAYATGRGSIIMRSRHVIEEGRGDRRSIVLTSIPFQIGKNGLVEKLAEAAKDKRIEGVSDIRDESSRMGVRVVIDLKRDATPEVVLNQVWRHSPAQSSFPANMLAIRGGRPELLSLKDILDAFIRFREEVITRRTKFELNKARDRAHLLLGLVIAVTNLDEVVKIIRGAPNPAAARAQLIAREWPVGEIAPYIRLVEAIDDSTEVDGAVYRLSELQVRAILELRLHRLTALGRDEIGGELEGLAEAIKGYLEILADRVKLYAVMRDELAAVRAAFATPRLSEIAPAWDGIEDEDLIEQEDMVVTVTLDGYIKRTALSTFRAQNRGGKGRAGMATKEEDAVGTMFVTSTHNPVLFFSTAGKVYRLKVWRLPEGGPATRGRPIVNLLPALDQGETIAAVLTLPADEAEWGDLNVVFATARGGVRRNAMDAFANIPSNGKYAMRFEEGSDDRLIGVALTEPGDDVLLATKCGKAIRFPADDVREFVSRTSTGVRGMTLKGDDEVISLSILHRVGVKDQDEREDYLRHAPWKPDRESDPAMSAERFAELAEKEQFILTVCANGYGKLSSAYEYRRTNRGGQGITNIDNIARNGPVVASFAASKDDQLMLVTDQAKLIRLPLISLRVIGRGSAGVRLFNVSDEEHVVSAVRLIDADQGEEAGEVPAATGGED
- a CDS encoding type II toxin-antitoxin system RatA family toxin; this translates as MPSIRETRTLPWSAEQMFDLVADVKRYAEFLPWVVATRVRSDSETEMIADMVVGFNALREKFTSKVNKLRPEMIDVDYVDGPMKELDNKWFFRPNPDGGCTIDFCVDFTFRNSVFEALAGRYLDRAFRKMVSAFEERAAALYGSNNSSATSAA
- a CDS encoding lysoplasmalogenase; protein product: MPKRALIERRPWLLASLVAGVSFYFVKDAALAGLFKTLWKGAGVAFLAIYAARHAPGRDGKMLSAIMVFGAAGDMAIEIDLVAGAACFFVGHVIAIALYTRHRRASLTSSQQAAAVTLLLGTPLIAFLLPTDRTAAPGVALYAFALGGMAAAAWSSAFPRYRVGLGAVLFVASDLLIFSRMGPLATSALPDVLIWPLYYLGQFLICVGAVGFLRGREA
- a CDS encoding DUF4440 domain-containing protein translates to MLDKSDGGCLMLKAKPLLIAGLSGLLFACSPNAESSKPAGDSSASHELAIRKINEQWLTLIRNHDAAAVSRLYASDGAMMAPGAPIAQGQPALEKAWGGLLNTPGFGLTFKADQIVVASGGDMALDRGTYQLTLDGPKGATKDIGKYVVVWRNVEGQWKVAADIFNSDGTPPS